From the Leptospira sp. WS60.C2 genome, one window contains:
- a CDS encoding AAA family ATPase — protein MEFVTIADVKVPVLPHSEKFPVFPSSLVETDSVKQTLQKILYPMLEGMPVLLVGDAGVGKNALIYYINSLRKQPTLRFSFNEDTLPEDLIGSYRILLDGKGFTWSNGPLTNALSEGLSFVADEMNLCAPNIIKRFSSVYESNYLDLLEGSGERVKGKTGFWFIGTQNPSEGFEGRKPLPFDITKHFAVVYVDPYTPDEMFFILKKLYPMLSEEVLKQIIRISIESEKRIKSGEIGKGDLEKYHFNLRTLQKYCNRLVIFGAKDKTVSVREALYLFEEPFRKLEDRDKQRELIESEFGGAVKLVPTKGYVQSSTIFWNDKEIKTWDETKTISLLSKYPTPEPILHFLDQVFTAIQAKENILIEYREDQDPQEFLPLFTELTGIQIESVMLSKGMHTSDVVGALKPTEEGNIESVTWVDGPLTRAIRKGHIILISGLESAGAELVEKMNMLTDDARSLTLPPESGEYLPIQLKDTSVVFGMKSFRASKSVTTISRAFRNRFTPILFPELEDVKVLEEILEFFLPEGVLPRSLARFHLKAKELSEKRTIGSANLMPYRFGIVNLLKWKNHIYRYNQTDVKDIAIRGGKIYYTNQIADPKERKELERLLEGYLSGVEVVSTLFEEIEEKKKTFTVESGLNRKNWWDPELHKRDPLTGVAKKLNSGEETKRGIEINTPETGGSTKEGPDAWYGQDTQGNQGQGEPQGGGGAWGYRTEELYKQFLKKRRLLWDYSIMVGLEEFKSVFGKELEEVELSLEQLFDPEIDIHRMYKNEGSRVDARKYISYKSGRGDTKIFDKTTIEKNDEKLKGVEVTFLVSKCRRIFNFEYSIAMLSALLVSLHILNEHDIKTSVHTFCDIKNSKDTVDIFNLKSAEEDYTPEKEEEVFNALCKNWQGDSIPEYQVLSNCERYFSPDAQTKIIVILSDFRGQRAKTYIEDEIASFDTRKMKEAVLKNEEKNYVFLGVGLGSRYIAEHVFHDSLQITADNFYSMPNLIGAEIARLVQIHHSLRQ, from the coding sequence ATGGAATTTGTAACCATCGCCGATGTGAAAGTGCCGGTTCTCCCGCACTCCGAAAAATTTCCCGTTTTCCCTTCTAGTCTTGTTGAGACTGACTCGGTGAAACAAACATTACAAAAAATCCTCTATCCCATGCTCGAAGGAATGCCTGTTCTCCTTGTAGGAGACGCTGGGGTGGGAAAAAACGCACTGATTTATTATATCAATTCCCTCCGGAAACAGCCAACACTTCGGTTCAGTTTTAACGAGGACACACTTCCAGAAGATCTAATTGGATCGTATCGTATCCTTCTCGATGGGAAAGGTTTTACATGGTCGAATGGTCCTCTCACAAATGCTTTGTCTGAGGGTTTGAGTTTTGTGGCCGATGAGATGAACCTCTGTGCACCAAACATCATTAAACGTTTTTCCTCTGTCTATGAATCCAATTACCTCGACTTACTCGAAGGGAGTGGGGAACGAGTCAAAGGGAAAACTGGATTTTGGTTCATTGGAACCCAAAACCCAAGTGAAGGATTTGAAGGTCGTAAACCCTTGCCGTTTGATATCACTAAACATTTTGCTGTTGTGTATGTAGATCCGTATACACCGGATGAAATGTTTTTTATCTTAAAAAAACTCTACCCCATGTTATCGGAAGAGGTTTTGAAACAAATCATTCGTATCAGTATCGAATCAGAAAAACGAATTAAGTCAGGTGAGATTGGAAAAGGGGATTTAGAAAAATACCATTTTAATTTACGAACGCTCCAAAAGTATTGTAACCGTTTGGTGATATTTGGTGCGAAAGACAAAACGGTTTCTGTCAGGGAAGCTTTGTATCTCTTTGAGGAACCATTCCGCAAACTAGAAGACAGAGACAAACAAAGAGAGCTCATTGAATCGGAGTTTGGTGGTGCCGTGAAACTGGTTCCAACCAAAGGGTATGTGCAAAGCTCTACCATTTTTTGGAATGACAAAGAAATTAAAACTTGGGACGAAACAAAAACCATCTCTCTTCTTTCCAAATACCCAACTCCAGAACCAATTCTGCATTTCCTAGACCAAGTGTTTACGGCCATCCAGGCAAAAGAAAACATCCTCATCGAATACAGAGAAGACCAGGACCCACAGGAATTTTTACCTCTGTTTACAGAACTCACAGGGATTCAAATTGAATCGGTGATGTTATCCAAAGGGATGCATACTTCCGATGTCGTGGGTGCATTAAAACCGACGGAAGAAGGAAACATAGAAAGTGTCACTTGGGTGGACGGCCCTCTCACACGTGCAATTCGAAAAGGTCATATCATTCTCATCTCCGGTTTGGAATCGGCTGGTGCAGAACTTGTCGAAAAGATGAATATGTTAACGGATGATGCCCGTTCTCTCACTTTGCCTCCCGAGTCAGGAGAGTACCTTCCGATCCAACTGAAGGACACATCGGTTGTGTTCGGAATGAAGTCCTTTCGTGCTTCCAAGTCTGTGACAACAATCTCTCGTGCCTTCCGTAACCGATTTACACCGATTTTGTTTCCAGAACTCGAAGATGTAAAAGTACTAGAAGAAATTTTGGAATTCTTTTTACCAGAAGGGGTCTTGCCAAGGTCTCTTGCTCGGTTTCACCTTAAGGCAAAGGAACTTTCAGAAAAACGTACCATTGGTTCAGCAAACCTTATGCCTTACCGCTTTGGGATTGTAAACCTTCTCAAGTGGAAAAACCATATCTATCGATACAACCAAACGGACGTAAAAGACATCGCAATTCGAGGTGGTAAAATTTATTACACGAATCAAATTGCTGATCCGAAGGAACGAAAAGAGCTAGAACGCTTGTTAGAAGGTTATCTTTCAGGTGTGGAAGTGGTCTCAACACTCTTCGAGGAAATCGAAGAGAAAAAAAAAACATTTACCGTTGAGTCAGGACTAAATCGAAAGAATTGGTGGGATCCTGAGCTTCATAAACGGGATCCCCTAACAGGTGTTGCCAAAAAATTAAACTCTGGTGAAGAAACAAAACGCGGAATTGAGATCAATACTCCTGAAACTGGCGGTTCTACCAAAGAAGGTCCCGATGCTTGGTATGGACAGGACACACAAGGGAACCAAGGCCAAGGGGAACCACAAGGTGGTGGTGGTGCTTGGGGTTACCGCACCGAAGAACTATACAAACAATTCTTAAAAAAACGACGTTTGCTTTGGGACTATTCCATCATGGTGGGTCTCGAAGAGTTCAAATCGGTCTTTGGGAAAGAACTCGAAGAAGTGGAACTCAGTTTAGAACAACTTTTTGATCCAGAAATTGACATTCACCGCATGTACAAAAACGAAGGATCACGAGTGGACGCAAGGAAATACATTTCCTACAAAAGTGGAAGGGGAGATACCAAAATCTTCGATAAAACCACCATCGAAAAAAATGATGAAAAACTGAAAGGAGTAGAGGTCACCTTCCTTGTTTCCAAGTGCCGAAGAATTTTTAACTTTGAGTATTCGATTGCGATGTTATCGGCCTTACTTGTGAGTTTGCATATCCTAAATGAACATGATATCAAAACCAGTGTGCATACCTTCTGTGATATCAAAAACTCAAAAGACACTGTTGATATATTCAATCTCAAATCAGCGGAGGAGGACTACACTCCTGAGAAGGAAGAGGAAGTATTCAATGCGCTTTGCAAAAATTGGCAAGGTGATAGCATCCCAGAATACCAAGTACTTTCCAATTGTGAACGTTACTTTTCGCCTGATGCCCAAACTAAAATCATTGTGATCCTTTCTGACTTTCGAGGACAACGTGCAAAGACCTACATAGAGGATGAAATTGCTTCTTTTGACACGAGAAAAATGAAAGAAGCTGTACTGAAAAACGAAGAGAAAAATTATGTATTTTTAGGGGTAGGACTTGGTTCTCGCTACATTGCAGAACATGTGTTCCACGATTCGCTCCAGATAACGGCTGACAATTTTTATTCGATGCCAAATCTCATTGGGGCAGAAATTGCAAGGCTTGTACAAATCCATCATTCTTTAAGACAATAA
- a CDS encoding STAS domain-containing protein, whose amino-acid sequence MELKLGTTGKIKTIEIAGKFDIESTEEFESIFNKLIESSPSLVSIEMSRLDYIDSSGIGSLIKSLNSLKNKKGKLLLVGMKPMIQNVFKLAKLDMFFEILSSSDFQTRYIDGDSDDSDIDDLLKRN is encoded by the coding sequence TTGGAACTCAAACTAGGCACAACAGGAAAGATCAAAACAATCGAAATCGCTGGTAAATTTGACATTGAATCCACAGAAGAATTCGAATCGATTTTTAATAAACTCATCGAATCCAGTCCAAGTCTTGTTTCGATTGAAATGAGCCGGCTTGATTACATCGACTCATCTGGAATCGGTTCGCTTATCAAAAGTCTCAATTCCTTAAAGAATAAAAAAGGGAAACTCCTTCTCGTGGGAATGAAACCGATGATTCAGAATGTGTTCAAACTGGCTAAATTGGATATGTTTTTTGAAATTTTGAGTAGCTCCGATTTCCAAACAAGATATATCGATGGGGACTCTGATGATTCCGACATCGATGATTTACTAAAAAGAAATTAA
- a CDS encoding pyridoxal phosphate-dependent aminotransferase, producing MEFANRMNGIDSSPIRKAFELARSIQNPINLSIGQPHFPCPPNIIEAMNKAAIEGKTSYTLTAGIPELKTAMAEKYRTQNHMKYAHEDRILVTSGISSALFLLFNALVNEGDECLVISPYFLMYPAMLKFYGGKVVPLSENFTAYDVEALKNRKFKLIIFSNPSNPTGKVLSKEQLRALANLAETTGAYLISDEIYELFDYDGQFFSIGSEYEKTITLTGFSKTYNMTGLRLATILAEAGVIKALTTLQQYTVVCAPSITQWAGIEALKTDMTTYIQDYKEKRDFVYESLKDHYTIQKSGGAFYSFFQVPCEDEEFIKRAVKKDLILVPGFIFCDSKNYVRLSFATEWETLKRGMKALQELAKES from the coding sequence ATGGAATTTGCCAATAGAATGAATGGGATTGACTCCTCCCCCATCCGTAAAGCTTTCGAACTTGCAAGGAGCATCCAAAACCCGATCAATTTGAGTATCGGGCAACCTCACTTTCCTTGTCCACCTAACATCATTGAAGCGATGAATAAAGCAGCGATCGAAGGAAAAACGTCTTACACTCTTACAGCAGGGATTCCAGAATTAAAAACGGCAATGGCCGAAAAATACAGAACCCAAAATCATATGAAGTATGCCCATGAGGACAGAATCCTCGTGACTTCTGGAATTTCTTCTGCACTCTTTTTACTCTTTAACGCCCTTGTGAACGAAGGAGATGAGTGCCTTGTGATCTCTCCTTATTTTTTGATGTATCCAGCAATGCTAAAGTTTTATGGAGGAAAGGTAGTTCCCCTTTCTGAAAACTTTACAGCATACGATGTAGAGGCACTCAAAAACAGAAAATTCAAACTCATCATTTTTTCGAATCCTTCGAATCCAACTGGAAAGGTTTTATCCAAAGAACAACTTCGTGCCCTTGCGAATCTAGCGGAAACCACAGGAGCCTACCTCATCAGTGATGAGATATATGAACTTTTCGATTATGATGGGCAGTTTTTTTCCATCGGAAGTGAGTATGAAAAAACAATCACCCTCACTGGCTTTTCCAAAACCTACAATATGACGGGCCTTAGACTTGCCACCATCCTCGCAGAAGCAGGAGTGATTAAAGCACTTACCACCTTACAACAGTATACGGTAGTCTGTGCACCTTCCATCACCCAGTGGGCAGGAATCGAAGCCTTAAAGACAGACATGACAACCTACATCCAAGATTACAAAGAAAAACGTGATTTTGTTTACGAATCCTTAAAAGACCATTACACAATTCAAAAATCAGGGGGAGCCTTTTATTCCTTCTTCCAAGTGCCTTGTGAAGACGAAGAATTCATCAAACGTGCTGTTAAAAAAGATCTGATCCTAGTTCCAGGGTTTATCTTCTGCGATTCTAAAAACTATGTCAGACTTTCCTTTGCCACCGAGTGGGAAACATTGAAACGAGGTATGAAGGCCTTACAGGAACTTGCAAAAGAATCGTAA
- a CDS encoding riboflavin synthase — protein MFTGLVETLGKVVQIEPIDSGIQFTIATEWENPDIKLGDSIAINGACMTVTEFSDFGNVFQFYASFKSLELTNLSRLGEGTLVNLERAMAQGQRFGGHMVQGHVDGVAKVISRKQIENEVEEFWVEVPEDLRRFFVKKGSVTLDGISLTVVDVKEGTIQLILIPETMQKTNAKSWKVDSLLNVEVDVLAKYIENYLALRKDS, from the coding sequence ATGTTTACTGGTCTTGTTGAAACTTTAGGAAAAGTAGTTCAAATTGAACCGATCGATTCAGGAATTCAATTTACCATTGCCACAGAATGGGAAAATCCGGACATCAAACTTGGAGACTCCATTGCGATCAATGGTGCTTGTATGACAGTCACTGAATTTTCGGATTTTGGCAATGTATTTCAATTTTATGCTTCTTTTAAGTCCTTGGAACTAACCAACTTGTCTAGGTTAGGAGAGGGCACTCTTGTGAACTTAGAAAGAGCGATGGCACAGGGACAGAGGTTTGGTGGGCATATGGTGCAAGGCCATGTGGATGGCGTCGCGAAGGTCATTAGCCGTAAACAAATCGAAAACGAAGTAGAAGAGTTTTGGGTGGAAGTCCCGGAAGACTTACGTCGATTCTTTGTGAAGAAGGGATCTGTAACTTTGGATGGAATTAGTCTTACCGTGGTTGACGTGAAAGAAGGAACAATCCAACTGATTCTCATTCCAGAGACAATGCAAAAAACAAATGCCAAATCTTGGAAAGTGGATTCCCTTCTCAATGTTGAGGTGGATGTGCTAGCCAAATACATTGAAAATTATCTGGCTTTAAGAAAGGATTCGTAA
- the smpB gene encoding SsrA-binding protein SmpB, with translation MGKTKKDDKPRGTDPLINKKAKFNFELLDSFEAGVVLTGSEVKSLREKKGNLTDCFAKVRNGEVFLENFQIPPYKNGGYANHPEIRPRKLLLKAKEIEKIDRSIKEKGLVLVATRCFFKNNRLVKIDVALAKPKKLYDKRDDIQKKEAKIDMERAMKEHLRK, from the coding sequence ATGGGAAAGACCAAAAAAGACGATAAACCACGCGGAACCGATCCTTTAATCAACAAAAAGGCAAAGTTCAATTTCGAACTCTTAGATTCGTTCGAGGCTGGTGTTGTACTCACTGGATCTGAGGTAAAATCCCTCAGGGAAAAAAAAGGCAACCTCACCGATTGTTTTGCCAAAGTCAGAAATGGAGAAGTGTTTTTAGAAAACTTTCAAATTCCACCGTATAAGAACGGAGGTTATGCGAACCACCCCGAGATTCGTCCAAGAAAACTCCTTCTCAAAGCAAAAGAAATTGAAAAGATAGACAGGTCCATTAAAGAGAAGGGACTTGTGCTTGTTGCCACACGTTGTTTCTTTAAGAACAATCGTTTGGTGAAAATTGACGTCGCTTTAGCCAAACCTAAAAAACTTTACGACAAACGTGACGATATTCAAAAGAAGGAAGCCAAAATCGATATGGAAAGAGCTATGAAGGAACACTTACGCAAATGA
- a CDS encoding bifunctional 3,4-dihydroxy-2-butanone-4-phosphate synthase/GTP cyclohydrolase II, with protein sequence MIRPIEEAIEEIRQGKMIILVDSEDRENEGDLVCASQFADKDKINFMATHGRGLICVPMERERLQSLGLGKMVDDLSLGDKHGTAFTVSVDAKFGTTTGISAHDRAKTVEVLLDPKTKPEDLMRPGHLFPLQAVTGGVLRRAGHTEAAVDLSKLAGLYPSGVICEIMNDDGSMARIPDLEKFAKTHGLNIYTIEDLIRYRRHKEKLINLEVEANLPTEFGDFKIKAYSTQIDDKIHMALVKGEINPDKPVLVRVHSECLTGDIFSSQRCDCGPQLHNALRMIEKEGTGVLLYMRQEGRGIGIINKLKAYSLQESGLDTVEANEKLGFAPDLREYGIGAQILRDIGVKQMKLITNNPRKIVGLEGYNLHVTERVPIEIDPVEENSRYLQTKKTKLGHLLNLHG encoded by the coding sequence ATGATACGTCCGATCGAAGAAGCAATCGAAGAAATCCGCCAAGGCAAAATGATCATTCTCGTCGATTCAGAAGACAGAGAAAACGAAGGCGATTTAGTCTGCGCATCCCAATTTGCAGACAAAGACAAGATCAACTTTATGGCGACCCATGGGAGAGGCCTGATTTGTGTTCCCATGGAACGGGAACGGTTACAAAGTTTGGGTCTCGGCAAAATGGTCGATGACTTATCTCTGGGAGACAAACATGGAACAGCCTTCACTGTTTCTGTAGATGCAAAGTTTGGCACAACGACTGGAATTTCTGCGCATGATAGGGCCAAAACAGTGGAAGTATTACTTGATCCCAAAACAAAACCGGAAGATCTGATGAGACCGGGCCATCTATTTCCCTTACAAGCTGTGACGGGGGGAGTTTTGCGACGAGCTGGTCATACAGAAGCGGCAGTCGATCTTTCCAAATTAGCCGGTCTTTATCCCAGTGGTGTCATTTGTGAAATTATGAATGATGATGGTTCTATGGCAAGGATTCCTGATTTGGAAAAGTTTGCCAAAACCCATGGTCTTAACATTTATACCATCGAAGACCTAATCCGATACCGCCGTCATAAAGAAAAACTCATCAACTTAGAAGTGGAAGCAAATTTACCCACTGAGTTTGGTGATTTTAAAATCAAAGCGTATTCTACTCAAATTGATGATAAAATTCATATGGCACTAGTGAAAGGGGAAATCAACCCCGACAAACCAGTGCTTGTTCGAGTGCATAGCGAGTGTTTGACGGGAGATATTTTTTCTTCGCAACGTTGTGATTGTGGTCCTCAACTTCATAATGCCCTACGTATGATTGAAAAAGAAGGAACCGGTGTCCTCTTGTACATGAGACAAGAAGGCCGTGGGATTGGTATCATCAATAAACTCAAAGCGTATTCTTTGCAAGAGAGTGGTTTGGATACCGTAGAAGCCAATGAAAAACTTGGGTTTGCTCCTGACCTCAGAGAATATGGAATTGGTGCACAGATCCTCCGAGACATCGGAGTGAAGCAGATGAAGCTGATTACGAATAACCCACGTAAGATTGTTGGCCTCGAGGGGTACAATTTACATGTTACGGAAAGAGTTCCGATTGAAATCGATCCAGTTGAAGAAAACTCTCGTTACTTACAGACCAAAAAAACAAAACTTGGCCATCTGCTCAACCTTCACGGTTAA
- the pdxH gene encoding pyridoxamine 5'-phosphate oxidase — protein MNELAHMRQTYKRSVLSESTAGNDPFTLFSLWFSEAKEEGEPEPNAMSLATVDKAGQPSVRIVLLKGLIRNEFQFFTNYLSDKGKDIADNNHVALNFFWPKLERQVRIEGIATKLSKEESQSYFQIRPRESQIGAHTSNQSSVVPSREFLEEKFAALSKEWDGKEIPMPEFWGGYSVSPTKIEFWQGRVGRLHDRILFEKQNESWFRSRLSP, from the coding sequence TTGAATGAACTAGCACACATGCGCCAAACCTACAAACGGTCTGTCTTATCAGAAAGCACAGCAGGCAACGATCCATTTACACTGTTTTCTCTTTGGTTTTCTGAAGCAAAAGAAGAAGGAGAACCAGAACCAAATGCCATGAGCCTTGCGACAGTGGATAAAGCAGGTCAGCCAAGCGTTCGAATTGTACTTCTTAAGGGACTCATTCGAAACGAATTTCAATTTTTCACGAATTACCTTTCAGATAAAGGTAAGGACATTGCAGACAACAATCATGTAGCTCTCAATTTCTTTTGGCCTAAACTAGAACGACAAGTTCGCATTGAAGGCATTGCAACGAAACTATCCAAAGAAGAATCGCAAAGCTACTTTCAAATTCGTCCAAGGGAATCTCAAATCGGTGCTCATACATCCAACCAAAGTTCCGTGGTCCCATCTAGAGAATTTCTGGAGGAGAAGTTCGCGGCTCTTTCCAAAGAATGGGATGGAAAAGAGATTCCCATGCCAGAGTTTTGGGGTGGGTATTCTGTATCCCCTACGAAAATCGAATTTTGGCAAGGAAGGGTGGGAAGGTTACACGATCGCATTCTGTTTGAAAAACAAAATGAGAGTTGGTTTAGGTCAAGGCTCTCTCCCTAA
- a CDS encoding A24 family peptidase: MDVLEDTNWFFLWNLSAYTILFLFGGALASFYSTLADRILYYCYEKGRKEFQGQKRWRVIFTKPSHCPKCQTPIKNLHLIPILGWFLTKRQCNSCHVIIPKLYPLSEFLFGIIAILVYYISDSLPGTISLLFFFGHLFISMMTDAKKLSLDYENLPFLISFGFLSNYLLFAESLSLEHLYVFLGFLVFYLTIYLLFRGGTGLGDVLFSPVFAGIAGNPFWMVYLNTSYVLAAVMTLFLRKKGTPLKGTKVPMGLYFSLGLFFTFFYKLIVHYFDWEGFLPDGTIE; this comes from the coding sequence GTGGACGTTTTAGAAGATACAAACTGGTTTTTTCTTTGGAACCTGTCCGCATATACCATCTTGTTTTTGTTTGGTGGTGCGCTTGCCAGTTTTTATAGTACACTTGCGGATCGAATTTTATATTACTGTTATGAGAAAGGAAGAAAAGAATTCCAAGGGCAAAAACGTTGGAGAGTCATCTTCACAAAACCTAGCCACTGCCCCAAGTGCCAAACACCCATAAAGAACCTTCATTTGATTCCCATTCTCGGTTGGTTTCTCACCAAAAGACAATGTAACAGCTGTCATGTAATCATTCCCAAACTCTATCCACTCTCGGAATTTCTATTTGGAATCATAGCCATTCTCGTTTATTACATTTCTGATTCACTTCCTGGAACCATATCTCTTTTATTCTTTTTTGGGCATCTCTTCATTTCCATGATGACTGATGCTAAAAAATTATCCCTCGACTATGAAAACCTACCCTTTCTCATCTCATTTGGATTTTTATCGAACTACCTATTGTTTGCAGAATCTCTTTCTTTAGAACATTTGTATGTGTTTTTGGGTTTTTTAGTATTTTATCTGACCATCTATCTATTGTTTCGTGGAGGGACTGGCCTTGGGGATGTGCTCTTTTCTCCAGTGTTTGCCGGCATCGCTGGCAATCCGTTTTGGATGGTGTATTTGAATACCTCGTATGTTCTGGCAGCCGTTATGACATTATTTTTACGAAAAAAAGGAACACCATTAAAAGGAACCAAGGTTCCTATGGGTCTCTATTTTTCCCTTGGACTCTTTTTTACTTTTTTTTACAAACTCATTGTCCACTATTTTGATTGGGAGGGTTTCTTACCTGATGGAACCATTGAATGA
- a CDS encoding deaminase, with protein sequence MNVEKKKELYSLHSLLGFLAMGKTGGNPPVSAVLTNEKGEIIEKAHTQTFGGNHAERELFSLLAKKQDTNPKKQSEKTNFELSKIKTNQSASETESLLSESILSVSLEPCTHFGKTPPCRDLVLTQKPKELLIGWKDPNPLVLSGDWTSYKEKGISVRLDPVLANASLPYLQGFIKRIQSGKPWVWIKSATSKEGHFADVTLKKERVSSESVDLYLQMLRAKFDAVAVGPNTLNIDEPSLHFRITEPMIQKMGNAKRITELVPFFEASTNLISALCQWTKESFVLHELEEAKYQPYRVFVVDPNRIPSANFFAKQKKLNDEYGEKRCIFFLLEKESDRMEGKLGISETIQKELESLSNHKLVSLGKEDGDTFLKSLGEIGINTLICEAGSFFPLFLESSLTEEDCILEIRNSEKSIPHGIPFAYREEPIVSEFRIGSDFIFIRKPKRRT encoded by the coding sequence ATGAATGTAGAGAAGAAGAAAGAACTCTATTCTCTACATTCCCTTCTCGGGTTTCTGGCCATGGGTAAAACTGGTGGAAACCCCCCTGTTTCAGCTGTGCTTACCAATGAAAAGGGTGAGATCATAGAGAAGGCCCACACACAAACGTTTGGTGGAAATCATGCCGAACGGGAATTGTTTTCCCTTCTTGCAAAAAAACAGGATACAAACCCAAAAAAACAGTCTGAAAAAACGAATTTTGAATTATCCAAGATAAAAACCAATCAATCAGCCTCCGAAACGGAATCGTTGTTATCCGAATCGATCTTATCGGTCAGTTTAGAGCCATGTACCCATTTCGGAAAAACACCACCGTGTCGTGATTTGGTTTTAACACAGAAACCCAAAGAGTTACTCATTGGATGGAAGGATCCAAATCCCTTGGTTTTATCTGGAGATTGGACTTCTTACAAAGAAAAGGGAATTTCAGTTCGATTGGATCCGGTTCTTGCGAATGCCTCTCTGCCTTATTTGCAAGGATTTATAAAACGCATCCAATCAGGAAAACCGTGGGTTTGGATCAAAAGTGCGACCTCCAAAGAAGGGCATTTTGCAGACGTAACCCTAAAAAAAGAGAGAGTGAGTTCTGAATCAGTAGATCTTTATTTGCAGATGCTTCGTGCCAAATTTGATGCCGTGGCAGTAGGTCCGAATACTTTAAACATTGACGAACCTTCGTTACATTTTCGAATCACGGAACCCATGATTCAAAAGATGGGAAATGCCAAACGAATCACTGAACTCGTTCCTTTTTTTGAAGCAAGTACCAATTTAATTTCAGCACTTTGCCAATGGACAAAAGAAAGTTTTGTATTACATGAATTGGAAGAGGCTAAATACCAACCCTATCGGGTGTTTGTTGTAGACCCTAATCGAATCCCGAGTGCCAATTTTTTTGCCAAACAAAAAAAACTCAATGACGAATACGGTGAAAAACGTTGTATTTTTTTTCTCTTAGAAAAAGAGTCTGATAGAATGGAAGGAAAACTTGGAATCTCTGAAACGATTCAAAAAGAGTTAGAAAGTCTTTCCAACCATAAGCTTGTTTCCCTTGGAAAAGAGGATGGAGATACATTTTTAAAATCGTTAGGTGAGATCGGTATCAATACCTTGATATGTGAAGCTGGAAGTTTTTTCCCTCTTTTTTTAGAGAGTTCACTTACCGAAGAAGATTGTATTTTAGAAATTCGTAATTCAGAAAAATCCATTCCCCATGGAATTCCCTTTGCTTACCGAGAGGAACCAATTGTATCCGAATTTAGAATTGGATCCGATTTCATTTTCATTCGAAAACCAAAAAGGAGGACCTAA
- the secF gene encoding protein translocase subunit SecF, with product MYNINFTKYKYFTLSFSFLAIVFGFAVTFSKYGGFAHSLDFNGGLRTVVELPKDKTRTDLESYFQSKKIEAVVILLEKEKNIFQLDVGLGSLPTIEALYKEIPEDKRESSTSAIDRFVQLLRFEFNLPKEKVLSADQVGAVVGGELTEVGITLLLTTLGIILLYLSIRSQFKFALASAIALVHDILMTLALIGFLQIKPSVPIIAALLTLLGYSINDKIVVFDRIRENAHGKDNLALSNIINVSIAQTLGRTINTSFTTMISVVAIIVGGAAELYDFAFVLLFGVIVGTYSSIYIAAPISEIYDRLRKKRFA from the coding sequence ATGTATAATATCAATTTTACGAAGTATAAATACTTCACACTTAGTTTTTCCTTTTTAGCAATTGTTTTTGGTTTTGCGGTTACCTTTTCCAAATACGGTGGGTTTGCGCACTCCCTTGATTTTAATGGTGGATTGAGAACGGTTGTCGAACTTCCTAAAGACAAAACAAGAACCGATTTAGAATCCTATTTCCAATCTAAAAAGATTGAAGCGGTTGTCATCTTACTCGAAAAAGAAAAGAATATTTTTCAGTTAGATGTGGGACTTGGATCACTTCCAACGATTGAAGCCCTCTACAAAGAAATCCCAGAAGATAAGAGAGAGTCTTCTACGTCAGCGATAGATCGCTTCGTGCAACTCCTTCGTTTTGAATTCAACTTACCGAAAGAGAAGGTTCTATCCGCAGATCAAGTTGGGGCAGTTGTGGGTGGCGAGTTAACAGAAGTAGGGATTACGTTACTTCTTACAACTCTTGGAATCATCTTATTGTATCTCAGTATCCGTTCCCAATTTAAGTTTGCACTTGCTTCCGCAATTGCACTTGTTCACGACATATTGATGACACTAGCACTCATTGGATTTTTACAAATTAAACCGAGTGTTCCTATCATTGCCGCACTTCTTACGTTACTTGGTTACTCGATTAACGATAAGATTGTGGTATTTGATCGTATACGTGAGAATGCACATGGAAAGGACAACTTGGCTCTTTCCAACATCATCAATGTATCCATTGCACAAACTTTGGGAAGAACCATTAATACATCCTTTACCACAATGATTTCTGTTGTAGCAATCATAGTAGGTGGTGCTGCCGAATTGTATGATTTTGCTTTTGTTTTACTTTTTGGTGTGATCGTTGGAACCTATTCTTCGATTTACATCGCAGCTCCAATTTCTGAGATTTACGACAGACTCAGAAAAAAACGCTTCGCTTAA